From the genome of Methanobacterium petrolearium, one region includes:
- the leuS gene encoding leucine--tRNA ligase — MTDIKIEEKWQKKWKDAKLFQSNPDNREKVFLTVAYPYPSGAMHVGHGRTYTVPDVYARFKRMQGYNVLFPMGWHVTGAPVIGIAKRIKRQDPWTLDIYQNVHKVPLSELEKFTDPHYIVKYFSEEYRQVMTHLGYSIDWRREFTTIDPTYQKFITWQFAKLNEKGLVRRGSHPVKYCPDDENPVGDHDLLEGEGVTINELTLIKFSINGTYLVAATFRPETLFGATNIWLNPDEKYVKVKMDDEEWIISQKAYENLLNQKNNLELVGDVDAAGLIGQYVENPVTGKKHMILPASFVDPDYATGVVYSVPAHAPADYIALQDLKNDTETLKKYGIQEKVEKIQPIGLISLKGFGKHPAVEMIEQMGVKNQNDPKLKEATNQMYKLEHAKGVIKEHVTDYAGFKVPQARDAIKEHLLEVGKGDIMYEFAEKPVICRCGTKCVVKILDNQWFLKYSDEKWTQTTLNCLEGMNTVPGEIRSNFEYYLNWLHDWACARRIGLGTPLPWDPQWLIEPLSDSTIYMSYYTIAPHLKKMDPEKMDEEFFDHIFLDKKTDKNIPPAIKEEFNYWYPLDWRLSAKDLVGNHLSFHLFHHSAIFPEEKWPQGVVVFGMGLLEGNKMSSSKGNIILLEDAIKIHGADVVRLFLMSSAEPWQDFDWREKEVIGTKKRLEWFIEFAAMVDELHGSQIQLTDYIQAPDVDNSINAWMISQVNQRVRDATHALEGFQTRKALQEALFLFKKDIDHYLHRVDHELKKDAGQEEITQVLAHVLGIWIRLMAPFTPHACEELWERHGGQGFASQTPWPEVDESLIDEKVHKGEEIIQGLVDDVREIEKITKTIPEKVHVYLAPEWKWKVFEIAHEVGKPDVGQIMGRSIKANIHDDKKELAGFAQKIVREMTRINYVGYVDEKHLLEDALDYIARGTGAQVIIYQEPTYDPKNKARNALPYKPALYIE, encoded by the coding sequence GTGACAGACATTAAAATAGAGGAGAAATGGCAGAAGAAATGGAAAGATGCAAAATTATTTCAATCTAATCCTGATAACCGAGAAAAAGTTTTCTTAACCGTGGCCTATCCCTACCCCAGCGGGGCAATGCACGTGGGACACGGCCGTACATACACAGTACCTGATGTTTACGCCCGTTTTAAGAGAATGCAAGGATACAATGTACTATTCCCCATGGGATGGCATGTAACCGGGGCACCAGTAATAGGCATAGCCAAACGTATTAAAAGACAGGATCCCTGGACACTTGACATCTACCAAAACGTTCACAAAGTACCATTAAGTGAACTTGAAAAGTTCACCGACCCCCATTACATTGTAAAATATTTCAGCGAAGAATACCGTCAGGTAATGACACACTTAGGTTATTCCATTGACTGGAGACGCGAATTCACCACCATAGACCCCACTTACCAGAAATTCATCACCTGGCAATTCGCTAAACTCAATGAAAAAGGATTAGTACGCCGAGGATCCCACCCGGTTAAGTACTGCCCAGATGATGAAAACCCAGTAGGGGACCATGACCTTCTGGAAGGTGAAGGAGTCACAATAAACGAATTAACCTTGATTAAGTTTTCAATAAATGGAACATATCTGGTAGCCGCCACATTCAGGCCCGAAACGCTATTCGGTGCTACTAACATCTGGTTAAATCCTGATGAGAAATATGTTAAGGTTAAAATGGATGATGAGGAATGGATCATCAGCCAAAAAGCCTATGAAAATCTGTTAAACCAGAAAAACAACCTGGAACTGGTGGGAGATGTTGATGCAGCTGGTCTCATTGGACAGTACGTGGAAAACCCTGTAACCGGAAAAAAACACATGATTTTACCTGCATCATTCGTAGACCCTGATTATGCTACGGGAGTAGTATATTCTGTACCTGCACATGCCCCTGCTGATTACATAGCTCTCCAGGACCTTAAAAATGACACTGAAACCCTGAAAAAATATGGAATACAGGAAAAAGTCGAAAAAATCCAGCCAATCGGCCTTATAAGCCTTAAAGGATTTGGAAAACACCCTGCAGTGGAGATGATAGAGCAGATGGGTGTTAAAAACCAGAATGACCCCAAACTCAAGGAAGCCACCAACCAAATGTACAAACTGGAACATGCAAAGGGAGTAATCAAAGAGCATGTTACAGATTACGCTGGCTTCAAGGTACCTCAGGCCAGGGATGCCATTAAAGAACACCTCCTGGAAGTGGGTAAAGGGGACATAATGTATGAATTCGCAGAAAAACCTGTGATCTGCCGTTGCGGCACTAAATGTGTGGTTAAAATTCTGGACAACCAGTGGTTCCTCAAATACTCCGATGAAAAATGGACCCAGACCACCCTCAACTGCCTGGAAGGTATGAACACCGTACCAGGGGAGATAAGATCCAACTTTGAATATTACCTTAACTGGTTACATGACTGGGCATGTGCCCGTAGAATAGGATTGGGAACACCCTTACCATGGGATCCACAATGGTTAATCGAGCCTTTAAGTGACTCAACCATTTACATGAGTTATTACACCATCGCCCCCCACTTGAAAAAGATGGACCCTGAAAAAATGGATGAAGAATTCTTTGATCACATTTTCCTGGATAAAAAAACCGATAAAAACATTCCACCCGCCATAAAAGAAGAATTCAACTACTGGTATCCCTTAGACTGGAGGTTATCTGCCAAGGACCTGGTGGGAAACCACCTTTCATTCCACCTGTTCCATCACTCTGCCATATTCCCTGAGGAAAAATGGCCCCAGGGAGTGGTGGTCTTTGGAATGGGCCTCCTGGAAGGCAATAAAATGTCTTCTTCCAAGGGAAACATCATCCTCCTGGAAGATGCCATAAAAATCCACGGAGCCGATGTGGTACGGTTGTTCCTCATGTCCTCAGCTGAACCATGGCAGGACTTTGACTGGAGGGAAAAAGAGGTTATAGGAACCAAAAAACGCCTAGAATGGTTCATAGAATTCGCTGCCATGGTGGATGAACTACACGGTTCACAGATCCAGTTAACAGATTACATCCAAGCCCCGGATGTTGATAACTCCATCAACGCCTGGATGATCAGCCAGGTTAACCAGAGGGTTCGAGACGCCACCCATGCATTGGAAGGATTCCAGACCAGGAAAGCACTACAAGAAGCATTATTCCTGTTTAAGAAGGACATAGACCATTATCTGCACAGGGTGGACCATGAACTCAAGAAAGATGCTGGTCAGGAAGAAATAACCCAGGTACTTGCACATGTCTTAGGAATATGGATCCGTTTAATGGCCCCATTCACCCCACATGCCTGTGAAGAACTGTGGGAAAGACACGGAGGTCAGGGATTTGCATCACAAACGCCATGGCCTGAAGTAGATGAAAGTCTCATTGATGAAAAAGTCCACAAGGGTGAGGAAATCATCCAGGGACTGGTGGATGATGTCAGGGAGATTGAAAAGATCACCAAAACCATCCCAGAAAAAGTACATGTTTACCTGGCTCCTGAATGGAAATGGAAGGTCTTTGAAATTGCCCATGAAGTTGGAAAACCAGATGTTGGTCAGATCATGGGAAGATCCATTAAGGCCAACATCCATGATGATAAGAAGGAACTGGCAGGATTCGCCCAGAAGATAGTTCGAGAGATGACCCGTATAAACTACGTAGGATATGTAGATGAAAAACACCTCTTGGAAGATGCACTGGACTACATTGCCAGAGGAACAGGTGCCCAGGTGATAATATACCAGGAACCAACTTACGATCCCAAAAACAAAGCCAGGAATGCATTACCCTACAAACCAGCACTGTATATTGAATGA
- a CDS encoding fumarylacetoacetate hydrolase family protein, translating into MKLLRFKKDGKEKNGAIINGGMVEIEHSLLEAAHSHPDHLERKEFYLLNEVKILPPVKPSKIICVGLNYRDHAEELNMALPDEPILFLKPSTTVIGHEDSIIYPAQSHHVDYEAELAVVIGHEARFVSEDDALDYIAGYTVLNDVTARDLQEKDGQWTRAKSFDTFCPIGPWIETELDPSNQRVCMKVNGEVKQDSRTKNMIFTPKELISFISEIMTLQPGDVIATGTPPGVGPLQVGDVAEVNVEGIGTLKNRVTKS; encoded by the coding sequence ATGGAGGAATGGTTGAAATAGAACATTCTCTCCTTGAAGCAGCCCATTCACACCCTGATCATCTGGAAAGGAAAGAGTTTTACTTGTTAAATGAAGTTAAGATTCTTCCACCAGTTAAACCCAGTAAAATCATTTGTGTGGGTTTAAATTACCGTGACCATGCTGAAGAGTTGAATATGGCCCTTCCTGATGAACCTATCCTGTTTTTAAAGCCTTCAACTACGGTTATCGGCCATGAAGATAGTATCATTTATCCTGCCCAGTCCCATCATGTGGATTATGAGGCAGAATTGGCTGTGGTGATTGGTCATGAAGCCCGTTTCGTTAGTGAAGATGATGCTTTGGATTACATTGCAGGTTATACTGTTCTTAACGATGTTACTGCCCGAGATTTACAGGAAAAAGATGGGCAGTGGACTCGTGCAAAAAGTTTCGATACATTCTGTCCCATCGGCCCATGGATAGAAACTGAACTTGATCCTTCTAATCAGAGAGTATGTATGAAGGTTAATGGTGAAGTTAAACAGGATTCCCGTACCAAAAATATGATATTTACTCCAAAAGAGTTGATAAGCTTTATATCAGAAATTATGACCCTGCAACCAGGTGATGTGATCGCCACTGGAACTCCGCCAGGAGTGGGACCCCTGCAGGTTGGTGATGTTGCAGAAGTTAATGTGGAAGGAATTGGAACTCTTAAAAATCGCGTGACAAAAAGTTAA
- the cutA gene encoding divalent-cation tolerance protein CutA codes for MYSMIYVTVSGVEEAKKIAKILLNEKIVACANIIPVMESIYWWEGDLEEDVESILLLKTSSELVDKVIDRVKDIHSYQTPCVLEIQIKKGSQDYLDWLENALK; via the coding sequence ATGTATTCAATGATTTATGTAACTGTTTCTGGAGTTGAAGAAGCCAAAAAAATAGCGAAAATTCTTTTAAATGAAAAAATTGTAGCCTGTGCTAATATAATCCCTGTCATGGAATCTATTTATTGGTGGGAGGGAGATCTGGAGGAAGATGTTGAATCCATCCTCCTTTTGAAGACCAGTTCAGAATTGGTAGATAAAGTTATAGACAGGGTAAAAGATATTCACAGTTACCAAACTCCCTGCGTGCTGGAAATCCAGATTAAAAAGGGATCACAGGACTACTTGGATTGGCTGGAAAACGCATTGAAATAG